The Candidatus Neptunochlamydia vexilliferae genomic interval AGAAAAAACACTTCCGGTGCCGGGGTTCATCCCGATCACTTTCCCATGGAAAATGACACTTACCCCATACATGTCGGCGGTGAGCTTCACACTTTGCCCAATCCGCATGTTGGCAAGCTTCGTCTCTTTAAAGTTGGCATCGACCCAAAGCTCATCGAGAGGGATCACCGCCATGAGAGGTTCAGCAAGGTTGACCCATTCGCCCAGTTGGACCTTCCGCTGCGCCACATAGCCGGTGACTGGCGCTAAGATGTTACACCGCTTGAGGTTCACATAGGACTCTTTCACTCGATCGGCTGCTCCCAATACAAGGGGGTGGGTGCTGACGGTGGTGTTTTGCACTTCAGCATAGGCGGCTTGAAGGGAATGGTAGGTCTCTCGGCGACTGGCTTGCGCTGCGACAAAATCAGCTTCGACATGCTCAAACTCTTCGCGCGATACTCCCCCCACATCGACGAGGTTGACCCGGTTTTCGTAATCTTTTTTTGCTTTGTAGAGGTCGGCATCTTTTTGCTCGAGCTCGGCCTCGAGCTCTTGAACCCGGATAAACATTTGGACAACGGAGCGGACGGTATCGGCTAGGTCATTTTTGCTTGCTTCGAAGGCGAGTTTTTGATCGGTCCGGTCGAGGCGGATGAGGACTTGTCCCTCTTCGACATAGTCGGTGTTGTCAACGTTGATGGCAGTCACAATCCCAGCCACTTGAGGGGTGATCTCGACCATGTTCCCCCCGACATAGGCATCGTCGGTATACTCCTCAAAACGGAGAACGAGGAGCCAATAGAGAAAAATCGCCACTCCGATGAGAAGAAAACTCATCGTTACATAAAAAAGAATCTTCCGCCCCTTAAGGTTCGCTTCCATAATATCCTCCGCCCAAAGATTGGACTAGTTGCACGGCGGCCAGGTGCCGCTTATTTTGGATCCCCACCTCTTTGATCCCCTGCTTCATCACCCCGATCTGCTTTTCTAAAACGGTTAAGTAGTCATCGACCCCATTTTCATACCTTTGATAAGTGAGATCGGAGACATTGATCACCCGATCGAGAACAGCTGATTGAAGGCGGACCTCTTCCGAGGCTCCTTCCAAAATCTTGACCCGGTCGACCACCTCTTTGGCTGCCTGAAGGATCAAAGAATTGTAGTTATGGACCGCGGCATCGTAGTTGGCATACTCTTGCCCCAGTTGCGCGCTCAGTCTTCCACCGGTGAAGAGAGGGAGGTTGATCGCGGGGTTGAGGGAGCCAGCAAAGCTATTGTGAGTAAAAAGATTGCTCCAAGAAAGGGTGGCAAACCCTGCAAAGGCAGAGAGGTTGATGTTCGGAAAAAAGGCCGCTTTAGCCGCATTGATGAGATGAGCAGCTGCTTCAACGGTCCAAATTTGGGCCATCAGGTCGGGACGGCGGGCGAGGAGATTGACCGGAATGTTGTCGGGAAGGGGAAAGGGGCGGTCAAAGGAAGCAGAGGGTTTTTCAATGGTCCGCGAGTCATCGGGGCTGAGTCCCATAAGCACTTTAATCTGCGTTGTGTTCACCTCCACTTCGACCTCATAGAGGGTGACAAACTCCTCCATCTCTAACAGGTCGGCTGCGGCTTGATCGACCCTCATCTGATCATCGAGACCGTTTGCCATCCGCATTTCGGTCAATTCTAGGTAGGTCTTTTGGGCTTCCACCATGTCGCAGCTCACCTGCAGATTGAGGAGGTTGGCGCTGTAGTTAAAATAGGCCTCGGCCAAGCTGGTGGTAATGATTAAGAGAGATTGGGCTGTTTCGGCAGCTTGGGCGCGCGCCTGCCCCATTGCAGCCCAATAGAGGTTCCGATTTTTCCCAAAAAGGTCGATCTCATACTCAAAATTGAGTCCTAAAGTAACCTCATTGACCACTGCTGGAACGCGTGATGGAGGGAAACGGTAGAGGTCATCTTTGCTCAGGTGCTGATAGTTATCGTCAAAGGTGGCGCTGAGCTGTGGGATTAAGCGAGAGCGCACTTTATTTGCCTCTTCTTGAGAAGACCTTAAACGGGAAACGGCCGCCATGAGGTTGGGGTTATTTTCGATCGCCTCATCCATGATCTGGTTGAGCTGGTCATCATCGAATAGCGTCCACCAGTTGTAGGCAGGCCACTGCCCTTCTTCAAAATCGGGAGTTGCTAAAGCAGAGTCGATCGTTTGAGAAACTTCTACAGTTTCTTTTACTTGTGGTTCGTGCTTTCTTTTTTTTAAAGCCGCACACCCTTGCAATAAAAAGAGAATTAATATTAACCACCTCATAATTTTTTAATAAGGGAGATGGCTTTTTTATAGAACATAAAATTCGCCTATGGTTTAATAAAGATATGTCTATAGAATTTCTGAAAAAAAACAAATCCCTTCTCAAAGCCTTTCAGTGCGGCATTGAGCGGGAAACATTGCGGGTGACATCGCAAGGAACTTTAAGTCAAAAACCTCATCCAAAAAGTCTCGGCGCTCCCCTGACCCACCGCTACATCAGTACCGACTTTGGTGAGCAGCAGCTCGAGTGGAACACGCCTCCTTGCAAAACCTTTCCCGCTGCGATCCGCTTTTTAGAAGAGGTGATGCACTTTTCACTCACCAAGGTAAAGGGCGAACT includes:
- a CDS encoding HlyD family efflux transporter periplasmic adaptor subunit, giving the protein MEANLKGRKILFYVTMSFLLIGVAIFLYWLLVLRFEEYTDDAYVGGNMVEITPQVAGIVTAINVDNTDYVEEGQVLIRLDRTDQKLAFEASKNDLADTVRSVVQMFIRVQELEAELEQKDADLYKAKKDYENRVNLVDVGGVSREEFEHVEADFVAAQASRRETYHSLQAAYAEVQNTTVSTHPLVLGAADRVKESYVNLKRCNILAPVTGYVAQRKVQLGEWVNLAEPLMAVIPLDELWVDANFKETKLANMRIGQSVKLTADMYGVSVIFHGKVIGMNPGTGSVFSALPPQNATGNWIKIVQRVPVRVSLDPQQLQKFPLWLGLSMEVTVDIHDTSGERLAEIPRTMPLYKTAIYKRQEKGAKRIIQKIIQENGGPSR
- a CDS encoding efflux transporter outer membrane subunit, which gives rise to MRWLILILFLLQGCAALKKRKHEPQVKETVEVSQTIDSALATPDFEEGQWPAYNWWTLFDDDQLNQIMDEAIENNPNLMAAVSRLRSSQEEANKVRSRLIPQLSATFDDNYQHLSKDDLYRFPPSRVPAVVNEVTLGLNFEYEIDLFGKNRNLYWAAMGQARAQAAETAQSLLIITTSLAEAYFNYSANLLNLQVSCDMVEAQKTYLELTEMRMANGLDDQMRVDQAAADLLEMEEFVTLYEVEVEVNTTQIKVLMGLSPDDSRTIEKPSASFDRPFPLPDNIPVNLLARRPDLMAQIWTVEAAAHLINAAKAAFFPNINLSAFAGFATLSWSNLFTHNSFAGSLNPAINLPLFTGGRLSAQLGQEYANYDAAVHNYNSLILQAAKEVVDRVKILEGASEEVRLQSAVLDRVINVSDLTYQRYENGVDDYLTVLEKQIGVMKQGIKEVGIQNKRHLAAVQLVQSLGGGYYGSEP